Proteins found in one Ferrimicrobium sp. genomic segment:
- a CDS encoding EAL domain-containing protein encodes MKRQIGSDRMRQPLPPVPRGITERRVILARLAIVITIVGWITYLIYWFSSQFLNQEAYTLQQKFLAIVYLAMVTLLIFASVAYLTSRLGYLYRVRQHRRIPRAVIDQFFDTKQPTLTAIVPSYREETRVIRSTLLSVALQEYPDIEIVLLIDDPPEPTDDHNRALLQGARELPGDLERLLAYPRAHLLAAQADFERGFANQSNLDSEGMIRLGENYDFAVSWLELQASSLPIEDHTDVFLKQQVFERLAADFSMMAVALREAAQSGDYLSIDRARQLYARLVNTFTARLTSFERKRYVSLSHEANKAMNLNSYLGLMGGAYCDVVTLSGRTLVPTEQEQADLVIRDPDYVLTLDADSTLLPEYCLRLVHLLEQDEFADVGVTQTPYSAYPGAGTRLERIAGATTDIQHIVHQGLTNYSASFWVGANAVIRKTALEAVESVTYEGGYPIRRYVSDRTAIEDTESSIDLVSAGWKIYNYPERLSYSATPPDFGSLAIQRRRWADGGLLILPKLRRRFKGTARKNVDHRFGEFALRTNYLASITWTSVALVILLIFPFANQLVSPYLALLALPYFWAMSTDLKYSGYRRLDILRIYGFNLILIPVNLAGTASSLVQALTGEHGSFMRTPKVKSRTVAPFLFVVAPYVLIALTIYTLIHDYYSALWNNAVFAIINLVLASYAVVAYIGIRHSIQDIFVQIRPIFARRQRRKKELVGVVPSELIIEPRVADWESVLYYGPSEYLLDTQEPSVKGREKVPSARLSPGTPRQIKRSLRRSDAVAHPAGDHKIKTFVQPVLDLESGVVVGYEILNRINGASPVPYLAGLDAKTALAVEGAMLANSLGALEKLPSELWISVNVSHRFLIEGDTNQLIRLKNRHGEVFFEISGRRGSESDSMASLAQLMRHFPVGLQVAIDDTVPEYNSLQLFSSIRPQMIKIDRSWVKDIDRTRVHQSLTEVTVRFAAQSAALVIAEGIETERELDTLKWLGIRFGQGYLFAKPLPLDEFVLSSDVPAATGSDNNSSGAA; translated from the coding sequence ATGAAACGGCAGATCGGGTCGGACCGGATGCGTCAGCCACTTCCGCCGGTTCCAAGAGGTATTACCGAGCGCCGGGTCATTCTTGCACGCTTGGCGATCGTTATTACGATCGTTGGTTGGATCACGTACTTGATCTACTGGTTCAGCTCACAATTCTTGAACCAAGAGGCGTATACGCTCCAGCAGAAATTCCTCGCGATCGTCTATCTCGCGATGGTGACGCTGTTGATCTTCGCCTCGGTGGCCTATCTCACCAGTCGCCTTGGCTACCTCTATCGTGTTCGTCAGCATCGCAGGATCCCAAGGGCAGTCATCGACCAGTTCTTCGATACGAAGCAACCCACGCTCACCGCGATCGTGCCCTCGTACCGGGAGGAGACGCGGGTGATCCGATCAACCCTGCTTTCGGTCGCCTTGCAGGAGTACCCAGACATCGAGATCGTGCTCTTGATCGATGATCCACCGGAGCCGACCGATGACCACAACCGCGCCTTGCTCCAAGGTGCCCGGGAGCTTCCCGGGGATCTTGAGCGGCTACTGGCATACCCGCGAGCGCATCTTCTCGCTGCGCAAGCTGACTTCGAGCGCGGTTTCGCCAACCAATCGAACCTCGACTCTGAGGGGATGATCCGTCTTGGTGAGAACTATGATTTTGCCGTCTCGTGGTTGGAGCTCCAGGCCAGTTCGCTTCCGATCGAGGACCACACCGACGTCTTTTTAAAACAGCAGGTCTTTGAGCGACTTGCCGCTGACTTCTCGATGATGGCCGTGGCTCTGCGCGAGGCGGCGCAATCGGGTGACTACCTCAGTATCGATCGAGCGCGCCAGCTCTATGCCCGGCTCGTCAACACCTTCACCGCGCGGTTGACGAGCTTTGAACGCAAGCGCTATGTCTCCTTGTCACATGAGGCAAACAAGGCGATGAACCTGAATTCGTACCTTGGCCTCATGGGGGGAGCCTACTGTGACGTCGTGACCCTCTCGGGAAGAACCTTGGTGCCGACCGAGCAGGAGCAGGCCGACCTCGTGATTCGTGATCCCGATTACGTCTTGACCCTCGACGCTGACAGCACGTTGTTGCCAGAGTATTGCCTGCGCCTCGTCCACCTCTTGGAACAGGACGAGTTCGCCGACGTCGGGGTCACCCAAACTCCCTACAGTGCCTACCCGGGGGCCGGTACCCGCCTGGAGCGCATCGCCGGTGCTACCACCGACATCCAGCACATCGTCCACCAAGGTTTGACGAACTATTCAGCTTCGTTCTGGGTTGGCGCGAACGCCGTCATTCGTAAGACCGCGCTCGAGGCCGTCGAGAGCGTCACCTACGAAGGTGGCTATCCGATCCGGCGTTACGTCAGCGACCGAACGGCAATCGAGGATACCGAGTCGTCGATCGATCTGGTCTCGGCGGGTTGGAAGATCTATAACTATCCCGAGCGCCTCAGCTATTCGGCGACACCGCCGGACTTTGGTTCTTTGGCGATTCAGCGTAGGCGTTGGGCTGACGGTGGCTTGTTGATCCTTCCCAAGCTTCGACGACGTTTCAAGGGAACCGCGAGGAAGAATGTCGACCATCGGTTCGGTGAGTTCGCCCTTCGAACGAACTATCTCGCCTCGATCACCTGGACCTCTGTGGCGTTGGTGATCCTGTTGATCTTTCCGTTCGCTAACCAGCTTGTGAGCCCGTATCTTGCTCTCCTGGCCCTCCCGTACTTCTGGGCGATGTCGACTGACTTAAAGTACAGCGGATATCGGCGCCTCGACATTCTTCGCATCTATGGATTTAACCTGATTCTCATCCCGGTCAACCTGGCCGGCACCGCGAGTTCGCTCGTGCAGGCCTTGACCGGGGAGCACGGCAGTTTTATGAGAACCCCAAAGGTCAAGAGCCGAACGGTAGCTCCGTTCTTGTTCGTGGTTGCCCCGTACGTGCTGATTGCCCTCACCATCTACACACTCATCCATGATTATTACAGCGCGCTTTGGAACAACGCCGTCTTCGCGATCATCAACCTCGTGCTGGCAAGCTACGCCGTCGTCGCCTATATCGGTATCCGTCATAGCATCCAGGACATCTTTGTCCAGATCCGGCCGATCTTTGCGAGGCGTCAACGTCGCAAGAAGGAGCTCGTTGGGGTGGTCCCATCGGAGTTGATCATCGAGCCAAGGGTCGCCGATTGGGAGTCGGTCCTCTACTATGGCCCATCGGAATATCTGCTTGACACCCAAGAGCCATCGGTGAAGGGCCGAGAGAAGGTACCATCGGCGAGGCTATCGCCGGGTACCCCGCGACAGATCAAACGGAGCCTGCGACGCTCCGACGCCGTCGCGCATCCCGCAGGTGACCACAAGATTAAGACCTTTGTGCAGCCAGTCTTGGATTTGGAGAGCGGAGTCGTCGTTGGATACGAGATTCTGAACCGGATCAACGGCGCATCGCCAGTCCCCTATCTTGCTGGTCTTGATGCCAAAACTGCCCTGGCGGTGGAGGGGGCGATGCTCGCGAACTCGTTGGGGGCTCTTGAGAAACTACCGTCTGAGTTGTGGATCAGTGTGAACGTGAGTCATCGCTTCTTGATCGAGGGAGATACCAACCAGCTCATTCGGTTGAAAAATCGTCATGGGGAGGTGTTCTTCGAAATTTCGGGACGTCGTGGCAGCGAGTCGGATTCCATGGCATCGCTTGCACAGCTCATGCGACACTTTCCCGTCGGGTTGCAGGTGGCGATCGACGACACCGTTCCAGAATACAACTCGTTGCAGTTGTTCTCGAGTATTCGACCCCAGATGATCAAGATCGATCGATCTTGGGTCAAGGACATCGATCGAACGCGGGTCCACCAGTCGCTCACCGAGGTGACGGTGCGATTTGCTGCCCAGAGCGCAGCGCTCGTCATCGCGGAGGGTATCGAGACCGAACGAGAGCTCGACACGCTCAAGTGGCTCGGCATTCGCTTTGGCCAAGGGTATCTTTTTGCCAAGCCGCTACCCCTTGATGAGTTTGTGCTGTCCTCGGACGTGCCAGCCGCGACGGGGTCAGACAACAACTCATCTGGTGCTGCCTAG